A single window of Shewanella sp. Choline-02u-19 DNA harbors:
- a CDS encoding Crp/Fnr family transcriptional regulator, producing the protein MKSKATIFIPQEVNSDIHRYFLLNGETKIIKKGSSIPKSILLHNFIYLDDGILFYIKRTNDYTRPKFVNIIIPNRLTDYHLLLEDNCTCCKTIKAARDSKIIAVPKILITGLIETNIKLFTKFMFDSNFFMERQAALTLFLLTSSPEEKLIKFLFDILTSTHTDFSSDWLPFNFKLTREEISDVLHISVIKLDLMLGALRKKNLIKKEDNVLLINPAIFNELSPCPLGREDATGCKSNNMKKFKSQNMIDINNT; encoded by the coding sequence ATGAAAAGTAAGGCCACTATTTTCATTCCTCAAGAGGTTAACAGTGATATACACCGTTACTTTTTATTAAATGGTGAAACCAAAATAATAAAAAAGGGAAGTTCAATCCCAAAGAGCATATTGCTACATAATTTCATATACTTAGATGATGGAATTTTGTTTTACATTAAGCGTACTAATGATTATACAAGACCAAAGTTTGTCAACATTATCATCCCCAATAGATTGACTGATTATCATTTACTGCTTGAAGATAATTGCACTTGCTGTAAAACAATCAAGGCAGCCAGAGATAGTAAAATTATAGCCGTCCCTAAAATATTGATTACAGGACTAATAGAAACAAACATTAAACTTTTCACTAAGTTTATGTTTGACTCTAATTTCTTCATGGAAAGGCAAGCCGCTCTTACACTTTTTTTATTGACCTCGTCACCTGAAGAAAAATTAATCAAATTCCTGTTTGATATTTTAACGTCAACCCATACTGACTTTTCAAGTGATTGGCTTCCATTTAACTTTAAATTAACTAGAGAAGAAATATCCGATGTACTACATATAAGTGTAATAAAACTAGACTTGATGCTAGGTGCATTACGAAAGAAAAATCTAATAAAAAAGGAAGATAATGTTCTCTTAATTAACCCTGCGATATTCAATGAGTTATCGCCGTGCCCTTTAGGTCGAGAGGATGCCACTGGTTGCAAATCTAACAACATGAAAAAATTTAAATCACAAAACATGATTGACATTAATAATACTTAA